The following coding sequences lie in one Thalassoglobus polymorphus genomic window:
- the hrpA gene encoding ATP-dependent RNA helicase HrpA, translated as MKHSNSQNLEELKTRIQKSMIRDRFRLRRSCETIQQRQKENKPVDKSLAKLVSDLEKSERKVELRRKAIPVPVYDDQLPISARRDEIRKKILDNQVVVICGETGSGKSTQLPKICLEAGRGLYGIIGHTQPRRIAARSVAARVAEELKSPVGELVGFKIRFTDSTSPKTSIKLMTDGILLAETQTDRFLDQYDTIIIDEAHERSLNIDFLMGYLKRILHRRPDLKLIITSATIDAERFAEFFGTKDSPAPVIEVSGRTFPVELRYRPPVEEEDEVDWQRAAADACEELAEEGTGDILVFMPTERDIRETAKVLGGRKFAGDFNNRKTDIVPLFGRLSEKEQNKVFSAHDHRRIVIATNVAESSLTVPGIVYVVDPGTARISRFSATSQVQRLPIEAISQASANQRKGRCGRVAPGVCVRLYSEADFKNRDEYTQPEIQRTNLANVILQMKALKLGKLENFPFIDPPAASAIRTGLKTLFELGAINENEDLTKVGSTMGRLPVDPRIARMILGAEDEQCVEEVLIITSALELRDPRDRPIEKQKAADEAHEKFQHESSDFLSYLKLWDFYTDLDNKLSQSKLRKACAQNFLSFNRMREWKDLHRQLRQMVIDHEIKPTDRRNNEDSIHRAILAGLLHNVAMRGDSHEYTGAGGQKIFVWPGSVAFGNKPKWIMAAELVETSKRYARCVAPVQVGWIERIAEHIVKRNYSEPHWHEKSACIMAWEKVMLFGLPIVPRRRARYGHIDPKYCRDEFIQQGLIEGKYESPGEFAKHNTNLKNELEEWQAKLRHGHHFAGEEAEVEFYDQRLPADAFDGPRFEKWRKKAEAKQPRLLFLSKEDLLQEDQSAPEQSEFPDKLKIGTMQVSVEYNLQPGTENDGVTIAIPPEGLNQLSPESLAWLVPGLLEEKIAALIKTLPKSLRILFVPAPETAKDVVKKITYGQGNLINQLAAQLREISGEHVPATAFETARLPSHLQMNVRVVDQNGKTIASGRDLAQLRVESQRTASSVVQGVSDDRWKKEGLTSWNFGTLPQQVELERGGITVVAFPMLVDEGASVSLRLSESLADAHAKTKRGLVRLFLLSDKKVLTDQVQHFPRINQLTMQVGALPDGKHFQSHLAWMIAQAALWKETSMPRSEAQWKQKLALARNQLSVAVQDSTRFLEPLFARYHAVRRITESNGTPALTPLTNDLRDQLNELVAPGFLVDPPMGWLAQYPRYFEAMQIRWDKSTAGGFQKDRMHQKKINLHWQRWKQACQQFGNAAKTHPQLVQYRFLIEEFRVSLFAQQLGTAMTVSEKRLNEVWQEIASSRQ; from the coding sequence ATGAAGCATTCAAACAGCCAGAACCTCGAAGAACTGAAGACCCGCATTCAAAAGTCGATGATCCGGGACCGCTTTCGCTTGCGCCGGAGTTGTGAAACGATCCAGCAACGGCAAAAAGAGAACAAGCCTGTTGACAAAAGTCTCGCTAAGCTTGTCAGCGATCTGGAAAAGTCCGAGAGGAAAGTCGAATTGCGTCGCAAGGCCATTCCCGTCCCGGTCTACGACGATCAGTTGCCGATTTCGGCTCGACGAGATGAAATCCGGAAAAAGATCCTCGACAATCAAGTCGTCGTCATCTGCGGTGAAACAGGCTCGGGAAAGTCGACGCAACTCCCAAAAATCTGTCTGGAAGCAGGCAGAGGTCTTTATGGAATCATTGGACATACTCAACCGCGACGAATCGCAGCGAGATCTGTGGCGGCGAGGGTCGCTGAGGAATTGAAGAGCCCTGTTGGCGAACTCGTTGGTTTCAAAATTCGCTTTACCGATTCCACATCGCCGAAGACCTCCATCAAATTGATGACCGATGGAATCCTCCTCGCAGAAACTCAAACGGACCGATTTCTCGATCAGTACGATACAATTATCATCGACGAAGCTCATGAGCGGTCGCTGAATATCGATTTCCTGATGGGCTACTTAAAGCGAATCCTCCATCGTCGCCCTGACCTGAAGTTGATCATCACCTCTGCGACAATCGATGCGGAACGGTTTGCAGAGTTCTTTGGAACGAAAGACTCCCCTGCTCCGGTCATTGAGGTTTCCGGACGAACATTTCCTGTTGAACTGAGATATCGGCCACCCGTTGAGGAGGAAGATGAAGTCGACTGGCAACGTGCAGCGGCCGATGCGTGTGAAGAACTTGCAGAAGAAGGTACTGGAGATATTCTCGTCTTCATGCCGACCGAGCGTGATATTCGCGAGACGGCCAAAGTGCTCGGCGGACGGAAATTCGCTGGAGATTTCAACAATCGAAAAACCGACATTGTCCCCCTCTTCGGACGGCTCTCCGAGAAAGAACAAAACAAAGTCTTCTCAGCCCACGACCATCGTCGTATTGTCATCGCGACCAATGTTGCAGAGTCTTCACTGACCGTTCCGGGGATTGTTTACGTTGTCGATCCCGGAACAGCCCGCATCAGCCGCTTCTCGGCGACGTCACAAGTTCAGCGACTTCCAATCGAAGCGATCTCGCAAGCCTCGGCGAATCAACGCAAAGGTCGCTGTGGTCGTGTGGCTCCGGGTGTTTGTGTCCGGTTGTATTCTGAAGCCGACTTCAAGAACCGAGACGAATACACTCAACCGGAAATTCAGCGAACGAACCTGGCAAATGTCATCCTCCAGATGAAAGCCTTGAAGCTGGGCAAGCTTGAAAACTTCCCTTTCATCGATCCACCTGCTGCCTCAGCGATTCGAACAGGCTTGAAGACTCTTTTTGAATTGGGAGCCATCAACGAGAACGAAGACCTCACCAAGGTTGGATCGACAATGGGTCGATTGCCGGTCGATCCGCGTATCGCCCGCATGATTCTCGGAGCTGAAGACGAACAGTGTGTTGAAGAAGTCCTCATCATTACCTCAGCCCTGGAGCTGCGCGACCCGCGCGATCGCCCAATCGAGAAACAAAAGGCTGCGGACGAGGCTCACGAAAAGTTTCAGCATGAGTCGTCCGACTTTCTTTCTTATCTGAAGCTGTGGGACTTTTACACCGATCTGGACAACAAACTCTCACAGAGCAAGTTACGGAAAGCTTGTGCGCAAAACTTCCTGTCGTTCAATCGGATGCGCGAATGGAAAGACCTGCACCGCCAGTTGCGACAAATGGTCATCGATCATGAAATCAAGCCGACAGACCGACGCAACAATGAGGATTCCATACACCGGGCCATCCTCGCCGGCTTACTCCACAACGTCGCGATGCGCGGGGACTCACACGAATACACCGGAGCTGGTGGGCAAAAGATATTTGTCTGGCCCGGATCGGTCGCTTTCGGAAATAAACCGAAGTGGATTATGGCGGCTGAGCTTGTAGAAACATCGAAACGATACGCCCGGTGTGTTGCGCCAGTTCAAGTCGGCTGGATTGAACGCATTGCCGAACATATCGTGAAACGCAACTACAGCGAACCGCACTGGCATGAGAAGAGTGCATGCATCATGGCTTGGGAAAAGGTCATGCTCTTCGGGTTGCCCATCGTCCCCAGACGCCGCGCACGCTACGGGCACATCGACCCGAAATATTGCCGTGATGAATTCATTCAACAAGGACTCATCGAAGGGAAGTATGAATCGCCCGGCGAGTTTGCAAAACACAACACGAATCTAAAGAACGAACTCGAAGAGTGGCAGGCCAAGTTGCGTCATGGACATCATTTCGCAGGCGAGGAAGCGGAAGTCGAATTTTATGATCAGCGACTGCCAGCTGATGCGTTCGATGGTCCTCGCTTTGAAAAATGGCGGAAGAAGGCTGAAGCCAAACAGCCTCGACTTTTGTTTCTTTCCAAAGAGGATCTCCTACAAGAAGACCAATCTGCCCCAGAGCAATCAGAGTTCCCTGACAAGTTGAAGATTGGGACCATGCAGGTTTCTGTCGAATACAATCTTCAACCGGGAACCGAAAACGATGGCGTGACCATTGCGATTCCCCCCGAAGGCTTAAACCAGCTTTCACCTGAAAGCCTCGCCTGGCTTGTCCCGGGACTATTGGAAGAGAAAATTGCTGCCCTGATTAAAACTCTCCCGAAGTCGCTGCGAATTTTGTTTGTGCCTGCACCAGAGACCGCTAAAGATGTCGTGAAGAAAATCACGTACGGACAAGGGAATTTGATCAATCAGCTGGCCGCTCAACTGCGAGAAATTTCCGGCGAGCATGTGCCAGCGACCGCATTCGAGACAGCTCGGCTTCCTTCACATTTACAAATGAACGTCCGAGTTGTCGACCAGAATGGAAAGACGATTGCGTCTGGACGTGACCTGGCACAATTAAGAGTCGAATCTCAGCGGACGGCGTCAAGTGTCGTGCAGGGTGTCAGCGATGACCGCTGGAAGAAAGAGGGGCTCACGTCGTGGAATTTCGGCACGCTTCCGCAGCAAGTCGAACTGGAACGTGGCGGAATCACAGTGGTTGCGTTCCCCATGCTGGTCGACGAAGGTGCTTCCGTCTCGCTACGATTATCGGAATCCCTCGCTGATGCACATGCGAAGACAAAGCGAGGGCTTGTCCGCTTGTTCCTCCTCTCCGACAAGAAAGTTCTTACCGATCAAGTTCAACACTTCCCGCGGATCAATCAGTTGACGATGCAGGTCGGGGCACTTCCTGATGGCAAACATTTTCAAAGTCACCTCGCTTGGATGATTGCACAAGCTGCACTTTGGAAAGAGACCTCGATGCCCCGCTCAGAGGCTCAATGGAAACAGAAGCTGGCACTGGCTCGAAATCAATTATCTGTTGCAGTTCAGGATTCGACTCGCTTCCTCGAACCACTCTTTGCCCGATATCACGCAGTCCGCCGGATTACTGAATCGAACGGCACTCCAGCACTGACTCCACTGACAAACGATTTGCGTGACCAGTTAAATGAACTTGTCGCTCCTGGGTTTTTGGTCGATCCTCCGATGGGCTGGCTCGCTCAGTACCCTCGGTATTTTGAAGCGATGCAAATCCGCTGGGACAAATCAACAGCAGGAGGATTCCAGAAAGATCGTATGCACCAGAAGAAGATCAACCTGCACTGGCAACGCTGGAAACAAGCTTGTCAACAGTTTGGAAATGCTGCGAAAACTCACCCCCAACTTGTCCAGTACCGCTTCCTCATCGAAGAATTCCGCGTCTCCCTGTTTGCCCAACAACTCGGCACCGCGATGACAGTTTCCGAAAAACGATTAAACGAAGTCTGGCAGGAAATTGCTTCATCCAGACAATAG
- a CDS encoding efflux RND transporter permease subunit produces MKFPHFFIEHPIFATVLSTLIVLVGGISYLSLPVSQYPNVAPPTILVRASYPGATPQVIADTVATPIEQEMNGVDNMLYMESSSSADGTMQLTVTFKLGTNLDDAQVLVQNRVAVAESRLPEQVRQIGITTKKQIPDMLMVVHLNSPDESRDTLYISNFAFLKVRDSLMRLDGVGDIRIAGGNEYSMRVWLDIEKMRHVDLTAGDVVQSIRQQNVQVAAGVIGQPPTSDTGAFQLNVTTQGRLQDTEEFGQIIVKRGEDGRVIRLADVARLELGAQDYSRLSYLDGKPAIAVLVYQRPGTNAVDTADEIKRTMAEMRPTFPEGMDYEIAYNPTKFVEDSIDEVFKTLLITTVFVILTVFLFLHNWRPTIIPVVAIPISLIGTFAAMQALGVTLNTLSLFGLVLAIGIVVDDAIVVVENVERLIREGISPRKAAHQAMDEVGSALIATTLVLIAVFVPTIFVPSISGKFYQQFALTISISTAISTFVSLTLTPALCAILLRPQEAPKNRMAKIVDFLFGWFFRLFNRTFDFTSNIYAGIISRVVRASAFALLIYGGLLACTWYSFGLVPSGFIPQQDQGYLIVSLRLPDGAALSRTDAITKQIAEIGSQIDGVAHSVGIVGLSGSTFTISPNAAVAFLPLEDAKERAARGRGADVIAEDMRQAVSQINEAEVFIIPPAPVRGIGRGGGYKMYIQDQSGAGVDAMALVADAMVGEANQQAGLSQVFTNYRMSVPQIYADVDRTKAQMLDIPMSNVFEALQVYLGSTYINDFNMLGRTYRVTAQAEPEFRDEPSDILRLRTRNASGSSVSLGAVVELKQIAGPDRLVRFNLYPSADINGNTAGGYSTGQSLETMESLADDILPPGFGYAWTEIAFQEKQAGNTILFLFPVAVLFVFLALAAQYESWLLPLAIILIVPLCLLFAILGIWMRGMDNNILTQIGFIVLIGLACKNAILIVEFAKAEEDAGKDRFQAAIDACRMRLRPILMTALSFILGVIPLLIATGAGFEMRRVLGTAVFSGMLGVTFFGLFLTPVFYVVLRKISRKKTIAENGS; encoded by the coding sequence ATGAAGTTTCCTCACTTCTTTATTGAACATCCGATTTTCGCAACTGTCCTCTCAACATTAATTGTGTTGGTGGGGGGGATTTCGTACTTATCGCTGCCGGTTTCACAGTATCCGAATGTTGCTCCGCCGACAATTTTAGTTCGCGCAAGCTACCCAGGCGCAACTCCACAGGTGATTGCCGATACGGTGGCAACTCCTATCGAACAGGAAATGAACGGCGTTGATAACATGCTGTACATGGAGTCATCCTCCAGTGCAGATGGCACAATGCAGCTCACAGTCACATTCAAGCTGGGCACGAACCTTGATGACGCTCAGGTGCTGGTTCAGAACAGAGTCGCGGTCGCTGAGTCGCGCCTCCCTGAGCAAGTACGACAGATCGGGATCACGACGAAAAAACAAATTCCCGACATGCTGATGGTGGTTCACCTGAACTCTCCCGATGAAAGTCGAGACACTCTTTACATCAGTAACTTCGCGTTTCTCAAAGTTCGTGATTCGCTGATGCGCCTCGATGGGGTTGGAGATATTCGCATTGCGGGTGGAAACGAATACTCGATGCGGGTTTGGCTCGACATCGAAAAAATGAGACACGTTGACCTGACAGCCGGCGACGTGGTGCAGTCGATTCGTCAACAAAACGTACAGGTCGCAGCGGGTGTGATCGGTCAGCCCCCCACCAGTGACACAGGTGCGTTCCAACTGAACGTAACGACTCAAGGACGACTCCAGGACACAGAAGAATTCGGCCAGATCATCGTCAAGCGTGGGGAAGATGGACGGGTCATTCGATTAGCTGATGTGGCCCGACTGGAACTTGGAGCACAAGATTACTCTCGTCTCAGTTACCTTGATGGCAAACCTGCCATCGCCGTACTCGTCTATCAGCGTCCAGGGACCAATGCTGTTGACACTGCAGACGAGATCAAGCGCACAATGGCTGAAATGCGACCGACTTTCCCTGAGGGAATGGATTACGAAATCGCATACAACCCAACGAAGTTCGTCGAAGACTCAATTGACGAGGTTTTCAAAACACTGTTAATCACGACCGTTTTTGTGATTCTCACAGTGTTCTTGTTTCTGCATAACTGGCGCCCCACCATCATTCCTGTCGTGGCAATTCCGATCTCACTGATTGGAACGTTTGCAGCGATGCAAGCTCTCGGCGTCACGCTCAATACACTTTCACTGTTTGGTTTAGTCTTGGCGATTGGGATCGTGGTCGACGACGCGATTGTTGTCGTTGAGAACGTTGAACGCCTGATCCGCGAAGGAATCTCGCCGCGCAAGGCTGCGCATCAGGCAATGGATGAAGTCGGCTCGGCACTCATCGCGACAACCTTGGTTTTGATCGCGGTGTTTGTTCCAACCATCTTTGTTCCAAGTATCAGTGGTAAGTTTTATCAGCAGTTTGCATTAACAATTTCGATCTCCACAGCGATCTCGACTTTTGTATCACTCACCCTGACTCCTGCGTTATGTGCGATACTCCTGAGACCTCAAGAGGCTCCGAAGAATCGTATGGCGAAGATTGTTGATTTCCTTTTCGGATGGTTCTTCCGACTCTTCAATCGAACCTTTGATTTTACAAGCAACATTTACGCGGGAATCATTTCTCGTGTGGTACGTGCTTCAGCATTTGCCCTGTTGATTTACGGCGGCTTGCTCGCTTGCACCTGGTACAGCTTCGGGTTGGTCCCCTCTGGATTCATCCCTCAGCAGGATCAGGGGTACCTCATCGTCAGTTTGCGTTTGCCTGACGGGGCAGCTTTATCACGAACAGATGCCATCACAAAACAAATCGCAGAGATCGGAAGTCAAATCGACGGGGTCGCTCACTCCGTAGGGATCGTTGGGCTGTCAGGCTCGACGTTCACAATCAGCCCCAACGCCGCTGTGGCATTTTTGCCTCTCGAAGATGCAAAAGAGCGGGCAGCGCGTGGGCGTGGTGCCGATGTGATCGCGGAGGATATGCGACAGGCTGTCTCTCAAATTAATGAGGCAGAAGTCTTTATTATTCCACCTGCCCCGGTCCGCGGGATCGGTCGCGGTGGAGGATATAAAATGTACATCCAGGACCAAAGCGGTGCAGGAGTTGACGCGATGGCCCTCGTCGCTGATGCCATGGTCGGGGAAGCGAATCAACAAGCGGGGCTTTCTCAAGTCTTCACAAACTACCGCATGAGTGTTCCACAAATTTATGCGGACGTAGACCGAACAAAAGCTCAGATGCTCGACATTCCTATGAGTAATGTGTTTGAAGCATTACAGGTCTATCTTGGCTCGACGTACATCAACGACTTCAACATGCTGGGCAGAACCTATCGCGTGACCGCCCAGGCAGAACCAGAATTCCGAGACGAACCGAGCGACATCTTACGCTTACGAACTCGCAACGCGAGTGGTTCAAGCGTTTCACTCGGAGCGGTTGTTGAATTGAAACAGATCGCCGGACCGGATCGTTTAGTCAGATTCAACCTCTACCCCTCTGCCGACATCAATGGCAACACGGCAGGTGGATACAGTACCGGTCAGTCTTTGGAGACCATGGAAAGTCTAGCAGATGACATCCTTCCACCTGGCTTCGGTTATGCATGGACAGAGATTGCTTTTCAAGAAAAACAAGCTGGCAATACAATCCTGTTCCTGTTCCCGGTCGCGGTTTTATTCGTTTTTCTGGCACTGGCTGCCCAGTACGAAAGTTGGCTGTTGCCACTGGCGATCATTTTAATTGTGCCGCTGTGCCTGCTATTTGCGATCCTTGGAATTTGGATGCGAGGAATGGATAACAACATTCTCACCCAAATCGGTTTCATCGTTCTGATCGGACTTGCCTGTAAAAACGCAATTCTGATTGTCGAGTTTGCCAAGGCTGAAGAAGATGCGGGAAAAGACCGCTTTCAGGCAGCCATTGACGCCTGCCGCATGCGGCTACGACCAATTTTGATGACTGCCCTCTCCTTCATTCTGGGAGTGATTCCGCTCTTGATTGCAACAGGTGCAGGTTTCGAAATGAGACGAGTACTGGGAACGGCTGTCTTCAGTGGTATGCTCGGCGTGACCTTCTTTGGACTTTTCCTGACGCCAGTTTTTTACGTCGTCCTTCGTAAGATCAGCCGGAAAAAAACGATTGCTGAGAACGGATCCTGA
- a CDS encoding DUF1559 domain-containing protein: MHTSGKRGFTLIELLVVISIIAILVALLLPAVQQARESARRTQCKSHLHQVGIAMHNYHDVHQTLPPGSMVMGPTFPLQSGWGWGTFLLPYMEQTPLYNQLDFNTGNAQATNLPFLETPIAVYRCPSDPAPETILAVLAGGVTTRIAHGNFVGSEEVLYPLSRTRFSTIQDGLSQTIVAGEWKYVSTSTGELTASWCGVISDGVSYKFSASIPYVRILPGVKVNSSVGFNSNHPGGVQVLLGDASVQFLSESMDSGVYYSLYTPKGSEAFSSPF; this comes from the coding sequence TTGCACACTTCTGGAAAACGCGGATTTACGCTTATTGAGTTGCTGGTCGTGATTTCCATAATTGCGATCCTTGTCGCTCTGCTACTCCCGGCTGTGCAACAGGCGCGCGAATCTGCCAGGCGGACTCAGTGCAAAAGCCATCTGCACCAGGTAGGGATTGCGATGCACAATTACCATGATGTTCACCAGACGCTTCCTCCTGGTAGCATGGTGATGGGCCCAACATTTCCTCTTCAGTCGGGGTGGGGCTGGGGGACATTTCTACTTCCTTATATGGAGCAGACGCCACTCTACAACCAGCTCGATTTCAATACCGGAAATGCTCAGGCGACAAATCTGCCATTTTTAGAGACTCCAATAGCGGTTTACCGCTGTCCATCTGATCCAGCCCCAGAAACAATTCTCGCTGTTCTGGCAGGAGGGGTGACAACAAGAATCGCTCATGGAAACTTTGTCGGATCCGAGGAGGTTCTTTACCCACTCTCAAGAACGCGATTTTCCACAATTCAGGATGGTCTCTCTCAAACAATTGTCGCCGGTGAATGGAAATATGTTTCGACTTCTACGGGAGAGTTGACAGCTTCCTGGTGTGGCGTCATCTCGGATGGAGTCAGTTACAAATTCAGTGCGTCAATCCCATATGTTCGCATCCTGCCGGGAGTCAAAGTTAACTCTTCGGTCGGCTTCAATAGCAATCATCCTGGAGGAGTTCAGGTATTGCTGGGGGATGCTTCGGTTCAATTTTTGAGTGAATCGATGGATTCAGGAGTTTACTACTCGCTCTACACCCCGAAAGGAAGTGAGGCCTTCAGTTCGCCGTTCTAA
- a CDS encoding DUF1559 domain-containing protein, translating into MTNFLSIRKRSKGFTLIELLVVIAIIAILVALLLPAVQQAREAARRTQCRNNLKQLGIALHNYHETHGALPGNEVGCILTEGGGSRNCWEGWSGLAMILPFIDQAPLYNKLDFNHYWYNGSSTDQSRSEYWVRNSQIPAFLCPSDPGSGSKANSSMSASSYSLSAGPVTTWSIKPPVGPFSRESSVKFRDVIDGTSNTIMASETRIGRWNNDVKDPSLRVPTAGDLANATGTQSSRAYDTQQVNLDRIRTYHDACRSIGEGLTSHVHGEDDRANRFWASGRVFWGPWFNTMMPPNTKYNCDNDTSVTTMTIKNASSYHTGGVLVLMMDGSVVFASDSIDHGVWVGSGTMSRGEAVSITTQ; encoded by the coding sequence ATGACAAATTTTCTATCCATTCGTAAAAGATCCAAGGGGTTCACGCTGATTGAACTTCTTGTCGTGATTGCAATCATCGCAATCCTGGTCGCCTTGCTGCTTCCGGCTGTTCAACAAGCCCGTGAAGCTGCCCGCAGGACACAGTGCCGGAACAACCTGAAACAACTCGGGATTGCCCTGCACAACTATCATGAAACTCATGGTGCCCTCCCCGGAAATGAAGTTGGGTGCATCCTCACCGAAGGTGGAGGGTCGCGCAACTGTTGGGAAGGCTGGAGCGGATTGGCAATGATTTTGCCATTTATTGATCAAGCACCGCTTTACAATAAGTTGGACTTCAATCACTACTGGTATAACGGGTCTTCCACTGATCAAAGCCGAAGTGAGTACTGGGTCAGAAACTCGCAAATTCCTGCGTTTCTGTGCCCTTCTGATCCTGGATCTGGATCGAAAGCGAATTCATCAATGTCTGCTTCGAGTTATTCGCTCTCTGCTGGACCCGTGACAACTTGGTCGATTAAACCACCTGTCGGACCGTTTTCGAGAGAGTCTTCTGTGAAATTTCGTGACGTCATTGATGGCACAAGTAACACCATCATGGCTTCTGAAACACGCATTGGACGATGGAACAATGATGTGAAAGATCCGTCACTCCGAGTTCCAACTGCTGGAGATCTGGCGAACGCAACGGGGACACAGAGTAGTCGAGCCTATGACACCCAACAGGTGAATCTTGATCGAATCAGGACGTACCACGATGCTTGCAGAAGCATCGGTGAAGGCCTGACAAGTCACGTCCATGGTGAAGATGACCGTGCCAACAGGTTCTGGGCTTCTGGTCGAGTTTTCTGGGGACCATGGTTTAATACGATGATGCCTCCGAACACGAAGTATAACTGTGATAATGATACGTCAGTCACAACGATGACAATCAAGAATGCTTCCAGCTACCACACAGGTGGAGTGCTTGTCTTGATGATGGACGGTTCGGTCGTGTTTGCTTCAGACAGCATCGATCACGGCGTTTGGGTCGGCTCTGGAACGATGAGTCGAGGTGAAGCAGTTTCAATCACTACGCAATAG
- a CDS encoding FG-GAP repeat domain-containing protein, whose product MKPLLRTNRLLSLLCLIWTASAVAADPFPSFKEKVLDPEIGKVCYAVTIADVDGDSKRDIVAVTENRVLWYQNPTWKMRVMIADQTPLDNVCIAPLDIDGDGKVDFALGAGWTKTGTIHWIKRGKSLDDPWSVHQIGEERWTHRMRWADVLGSGTPQLVVSPLNSTVGNGVRLTAFSIPEDPVNDRWPATILNGDLNRMHNHWHFDFDKDGIVETLTASREGVNLIRRTKSGWTKTHLGTGATADAPNQNGAGEVKTGKLANGNLFITSVEPMHGHSLVIYTPPSQGQSLWKRQVIESGFTRGHALWTADVDGDGSDEIIFGHSDTPETFGVIVYDSVEDGEKDSGTAWEKHVVDAGGMATEDLIVEDLTGDGRPDIVAGGRATHNLKLYVNTPKE is encoded by the coding sequence ATGAAGCCCCTTCTCAGAACAAACCGACTCCTTTCTCTTCTCTGTTTGATTTGGACAGCCAGCGCTGTGGCGGCCGATCCGTTCCCGAGCTTCAAAGAAAAAGTACTCGATCCGGAGATTGGCAAAGTCTGTTATGCCGTAACGATTGCCGATGTCGATGGGGATTCGAAACGGGACATTGTGGCAGTCACCGAGAACCGCGTGTTGTGGTATCAAAACCCGACCTGGAAAATGCGCGTCATGATCGCGGACCAAACTCCGCTCGATAACGTTTGCATTGCTCCACTCGACATCGATGGAGACGGAAAAGTCGACTTCGCACTTGGAGCGGGTTGGACCAAAACTGGAACGATACACTGGATCAAGCGAGGAAAGTCTCTCGACGATCCCTGGTCCGTGCATCAAATCGGAGAAGAACGGTGGACTCACCGGATGCGCTGGGCTGACGTCCTTGGCTCGGGAACCCCACAACTGGTGGTCTCTCCTTTAAATTCGACGGTCGGAAACGGAGTCCGCCTGACAGCCTTTTCAATCCCTGAAGATCCAGTCAATGACCGCTGGCCAGCAACAATTCTCAACGGCGATCTAAACCGAATGCACAACCATTGGCATTTCGATTTCGACAAAGATGGCATCGTCGAAACCCTCACTGCAAGTCGAGAAGGAGTGAATCTCATCCGCCGCACCAAGAGCGGTTGGACAAAAACTCACTTGGGGACCGGAGCAACTGCAGATGCTCCAAATCAAAATGGCGCTGGCGAAGTCAAAACTGGAAAACTCGCAAATGGCAACTTGTTCATCACGAGTGTCGAACCGATGCACGGGCATTCCCTCGTGATCTACACGCCACCAAGTCAGGGTCAATCTCTTTGGAAACGACAGGTGATTGAATCTGGATTCACACGTGGACACGCCCTGTGGACTGCCGACGTTGATGGCGACGGCTCAGACGAAATTATTTTCGGGCACAGCGACACGCCGGAGACCTTCGGAGTGATTGTTTACGACAGTGTTGAGGACGGCGAAAAAGACTCCGGAACAGCTTGGGAAAAGCATGTTGTCGATGCGGGCGGGATGGCGACCGAAGACCTCATTGTGGAGGATCTCACCGGCGATGGACGTCCGGACATCGTCGCTGGCGGACGCGCGACACACAACTTGAAGCTGTATGTGAATACCCCTAAAGAATAG